DNA sequence from the Nicotiana tomentosiformis chromosome 3, ASM39032v3, whole genome shotgun sequence genome:
cctcctacaagaggaagagctacaaggagtcagaagaagcagagtgaggctgaATTGGAAAATGCCTtagaagaaagtaagagaaaagttGTTGCTAAAGGAAAGAAGAAGGTGGTTGAGCCTGTTGAGGcagttgaaattgaggagatgGACCTGGTTCTTCATGATGAAGAGGAGGCAGAAAAAAtggaggttgtgactccaaaGGCAAAGAAGATCAAAACTTCCATAAAGAAGTCTTTTTCAAAGATAAATTCTACAGGACCATCTACCTTGGCCAAAAGAACCAGGTTTGCCTTAAAGTACAGAAAAGTAAAAatagtggaagaagaagaagaagaagaagaagaagaatctgatGCAGAGAAGGACAAGATGGTTAAGTTTGGGAAAAGAACCATCTTGAAAGGTAGGCTCCTCAGGAACTTGGAGGAGGAAAAAATGGTGATGCTACTGGAAAAATTACAATTGCAaggttggaaggacatggtccttcagatggatggaaaACTTGCTAGAActgagattgtggagttcatgACAAATTGTGAGATCAATAATGGTAGAGTCACCAGTGTAGTGAAGGGGGTGACAGTGAGCTTTGATGGCAAGGAACTGGGAGAGATCTTAGGCGTACCTGCTGCAGGGTACAATAATTACAAGAAACTCAATAGCCAAGTCTAGAGAATCTCCCTACTGCCCTTTCCATTACAAGGAAGTTTGGTGACAATGAAGAAGAGCTTGAGCCCAAGGCCATAcacaaaagtgagatgaagccaccccacaaAGTGTTATTCGAATTTATTAACAAAGTTGTGCTGCCTAGGCAGGAAATGAGGCATATCACCACATTCATagacctggtccttatggaatgtcTGGACAGTGGAAGGAAAATCAATTGGCCTGGACTTATCATCCAGCATCTCGATAGGGTTCTGACTGGCAccaaaactcatgccataccctaTGGGTTCATTCTCACGGCTGTGCTTTCACACTTCAAGGTACCCATCAAAAAATGGGaagttggtacaagcaaggatcactTTGGGGCAAACACTTtgactgcttgtgactatgaagtccacaccATTCCCAAAGAACTTGGTTCATCCAAGAAGGTACCTGTGAACAGCAAAgtgcgagccttggtgcaagaaagtggggctaaggatgctgaaattgaaaggctgaagaagaggttggcagaagtagaaactgagagagatgctctcagaactgagcttgcaaaggagaaggagaagaatgatggcattctttaTGATATGCTGAAACCGCTTCAAGCTAAGAACCAAGAACTTAGGTCCTTCCCAGTCTTAAAACCTTCCTAGCCTAGTTAGACAAACCAGTGACCCGGATGGGATTTCCTTTTGATCTTTTTTCTCATGatccaatatttttatttctctttatgctttgtggatgactaGTATCAATGATAATCAACTGTTTTTGTGTTCTAACTGTTTGTTGATACTTCTTAGATggataatatcattagattgataCATTATgcttgactccatgattgcatttgaagtagcccagtggccatgagtaatttctattaaaatatggttatctaacataattatataacttttcgatgatgccaaaagtaggaagataggttgtgcttttttactttggactgtgatgtttataacctaatgaacctggtccttgatgattagtgaatttaaaataaaaagtgtACTAACCTTGTGTTGATATTGAGCGGAGTTGATACAGGGCCTATGCTTATAAAAAgtacagagtttgtcatcatcaaaaaggaggaatttgttggcccaagtgaggTTTTATTTTGATGATTGATAAAGGAACTCAaggatgaaccaggtccatacacagtgtatacagacacgggcagattcgagcataagggatgcacgGGACGGAGATAAGCTCAAGTTGTTATacttgatatctcctgatcgaaaaggttgcataagtgataaggagaaggactccttacacgagagaactctatcctagataagggaggagttagaagttgaagataactagaactcttcaaCCATGaaagagtatagcattagaactctagttatctcttattctactaactctatatattgcaggatgttctcattctacagggaaGCACAAACgttgaagttaaacgtgagttgagagaaaaatagcaaggcattttgcaagcaattctggtgtgattcaagtgtgtgaACCTGAAACTActtgaaccagatagaagaactagttccaagtgtctgtcttttattttagtacaattgtagtagggcttttcaAGTTGTATCTTTTAGCTTTATCTATAAGCAtttgtattaggtactctgagtatttaagttagagttaacttgaaattgtcgcaacagttagaggctgattgccacaacgggattaaagttaatccttaggtttacaaagagttttgtaaatgatGTTTTGGctaagtgatttagtgaagtgttggggagAATCCTACTGAGTAGTAAGTCGTggtttttcatcttttgagtcgGGTGTTTttacgtaaaaatacttgtgttctttacttttcgcatttactatttctgcaacagtagtataaggaactcATAGAAGAACTAGGTctttctataatcaatgcacgcgagaattagacaccacacaaatcaaccTTTTTGTGTGGCATTAAAGTATAAAATATCGCGAATCTCTATTTTAATAATGCACAAGCGCAACAGATCCATATTAAAGGTGGATTCTACTCCTCCTATAAGCATTTGTATTAGGTACTCCAATAGCTGACATATAGCTGACATGTAGCTGACATATTCTCCCTGTCCTACAATTCCTTCCTAAAATAATTTTACTTCACGTTAAATTTGATTCATGTATGGTATCTGAAATTGtaaaatagaaattaaaaataaaCATGCTAGTCGAAGGAGTTTCCCTTGCCAAAAAGGAGTGCTTTTGTTCCTTGTATAATTCAACTTTGACTTAGGATTACCATACCGTGGTTTCTTCCTTTTACTTCCATTTTTGTGTCATAAAAGGAAATTTTTATTACAGAAAAGAGTAAATTTTGAATTATAATTAGTAGATTTTGTGAAAAGTTAAGCTAATGAACTAGCAAATTGTTTTCGGGGAATGGTCGATGAAGAAGGGGGTTAGATATGTGCTGAAAATTTAAATcatcaaaattatgaaaaaaGTACGTAGTATAATTCTTCGAAGACTTAATCCAAATAGTCGCCCACCCAAcagcttaaactaaaaatagctggTGAAGGTATAACATAtgcataatatatgtattatgtgtataataaatgtataatctatgtatatggctagaaaaaataattaattaatatggTCGGCTATttgtataaataatttttttgggTCCTTATGAAATCAATAATTTGGGGTCACCTTTTAAAGACTTTTTATATTAAGGAAGATAGTCTTGTTACAATATTATAAAGCTGAGTATATAAACTTTCAAGTATATTAAATTCACAATAATATTGGCGGAGAAAAAATTCCAAGTATTACGATAGTCTTGACCCCCGTTCTGAGTTGTGACCACCTACTTGTGTTAATAGACAGTTTTTGTAAATTAACCAATTTGAAGTAGATGGGACTACGGCAATGTTTAGGAAAAGATTTTACTTCTCACAATCTAAAACTAGTTTAGGCAACATAGCTCGTTTGGGATTAATTTTCAAGTAGGATTTCTTACTTCCTGccaattgaccaagtttgacttttttagtCTGACCACTTTATAGATAACAACTTAACAAAATTTAAAGAATTCAAGTCAAATTTACTGTAAAAGTCGGTAAACTGACCTTGTAAATTGATATTAGGACTCTTGAATATGACATATACCATAATTTCCGAGAATTTTCATGTAAAAGAAAATTTTATGTGCATACTATTTACTTATTTCTTACATTCAAGTTAAGAATTGTTTTCGCTGCGGTATATATTTCTAGACTAGAATTCAAATTTTCATTTGAAGTCATTTATGACCCTTGTCGATTTAGTCATGTAACTAGAAGTGGTTGATCAATATATATGTAGACTAGAATACAAATTCACATGTACGCTTCTGACCATGAGTTTGAGTTTGTTCTTGCTCAAGAGTAGTGTTCTACGGTAGTTTTTTCATTACACATCATACAAAAACAAGTAGTCTCGTCTTTGATAGAAATTATGTTCACATTATTCCCGATAACAAGTTAACAACCCAAAGCTGTGGATTCATTCTGCATCGAAAGACAACGATTTGAGATATCATATGCTTGGTGTGTGAGAGTTTCAATTTCACATTTCCTCTAAGCTTTTTATATCCTAGCACTTATGAAAATAAGATAATGTGTATTAAGTTTTATATTCTTATCACATTTTTTAAAGTCAATTATATCGTTAATTGCCTTATTGTGATAGCAACAGTTATGTTCACTATTCATGTATGTTCATATCAAATTCACCTTGAAAATGTGTGAggtgttgggaataaaccccttacaaaaataatatttacggtaataaaagcggaataataatgtagcaccgagatacggtaatcaacaagaataaaaagaacaacaagaacacaaagatttttacgtgaaaaactctttTGAATAAAGGAAAAAAAACACGGCCCCGGGAGGAGCATATCattatagcaaggaattttacactttgtaggtttGAGTAAAaaactccaaagaccactacaacactcaaaaaaaattctctcttttgatattctcacctcactacaatatcgttcactctctaattttctcacagactattttcttataccatgtctgtgaaacctcactctttttttttctttgttggtgtgtagaaatgagagcCGAAGTTCTCCTTTTATAGTCGAAGCCTCACTCTATAAAGCCTAatatatttgacaatttgcacactattccttctttttctttcttttatttatggGGATGGACccctttccttcttcttttttctttcatttatgGGGATGGTCCCCACAAATCTCCCCCTCCAGACCCATTCACATGAAGGAGGTAACACCGAACTTCTAacttgagtgcatgccgacaagttaTTTGCACAattcgaacttgtctcttggtaccaccttggtcagcaTATCTGCGGGATTCTCATTTGTAGAAATCTTAAAGACTTTTAGAGATTCACTCTCTACCATTTCTCGAATCCAGTGATATCTCACGTCGATGTGTTTGGTCtttgcatggtacatggagttcttgctaaggtctattgcactttgactgtcacaatagacggcATACTCCTTCTGATACAATCCAAACTCTTGAAGGAACCGTTTCAACCATATCATCTCCTTACCAGCTTCAGTAGCGGCAATATACTCCGCTTCAGTTGTAGTGAGTGCGACACACTTCTGTAAGctcgactgccatgatatagctccccctgaaaatgtaAATAAATATCCAGTAGTGAATTTTCTGTTATCAATGCCATGTGCCATATCATCATCTGTATaacccttcaagattggatcagatcctccaaagCACAAACAATCTCCCGCGGTACCTCTCAGGTActtgagtatccacttgactgcttcccaatgtTCTCTTCCGGGATTTTCAAGAAACATGCTGACAACACCAACTGcgtgagcaatatcaggtctagtgCATACCATTGAATACATCAAATTTCCGACGGCAAAGGAATAAGAAACTTTGGTCATGCTTTCCTTTTCCTCCattgttgtaggacacatcttcttgcttaacttcatatgactagcaagaggtgtgccGACTGGCTTAGAATTTTCATGTTGAAGCGTTACAGTatacgttcaatgtacttcttcTAAGACAGCaacaactttctgcttgttcgctttcgaactatcttcatacccagaatttaTTGTGCTAGGCCCAAgcccttcatatcaaatgacttggacaaatctccctttAACTTTGCGATCAACTccttgtcttttcctacaattaacatgtcatccacatacaacaataaaataattaattattgttagaaaatcttttgaagtacacacatggatcagaatatgtctttatgtaagtttgacttttcatgaatgagtcaaacttcttatACCACTACCTTGGTACATGTTTCAActcataaagactcttattcaatttGCACACCATGTATTTCTTTCTAGCTAattcaaatccttctggctgctccatataaatctcctcttccaaatctcaATGAGAAATGTAGTTTTCACGTCCAAATGCTCCACTTCAATATCCaggctagctgctaagctcaaaattattcgaatagaagtcattttgacaacagatgagaaaatttcgtcaaaatcaatacctttctcctattcgaagccttttaccaccaatcgagctttgtatctgaccagcttgccatttTTTCCAtatttcttgagtttaaagacccatttgcatttgagtggtcttttaccctttggaagttcaaccagcttgtacgtaccattttctgtagagattccatctcttcttgtatggctttcatccactggtaCTTTTCTAGATGAGACATCACCTCTTTAAGACTTTCTGGCTCTccctcatcactgatgaggacatactctgtggaagggtacctgcatgactctaccATTGGCCTTTttgatctcctcagaggttgaggttcttc
Encoded proteins:
- the LOC138908378 gene encoding uncharacterized protein, with protein sequence MANLSENPSSPPRESTPTPSITPTSKKGRFMMIALKVVVGGEQIKNINEQLNGKKNPKNLMNHSSLLLRGKKLFLLKQSRNWSYGSMGEEFAGRKEEIVKEKRGNGSGEVAEGMEPLEDLLRKVSDSYNPKKKRSSAIKVSGTARANKKRKVASSIPIETPPTRGRATRSQKKQSEAELENALEESKRKVVAKGKKKVVEPVEAVEIEEMDLVLHDEEEAEKMEVVTPKAKKIKTSIKKSFSKINSTGPSTLAKRTRFALKYRKVKIVEEEEEEEEEESDAEKDKMVKFGKRTILKGRLLRNLEEEKMVMLLEKLQLQGWKDMVLQMDGKLARTEIVEFMTNCEINNGRVTSVVKGVTVSFDGKELGEILGVPAAGKFGDNEEELEPKAIHKSEMKPPHKVLFEFINKVVLPRQEMRHITTFIDLVLMECLDSGRKINWPGLIIQHLDRVLTGTKTHAIPYGFILTAVLSHFKVPIKKWEVGTSKDHFGANTLTACDYEVHTIPKELGSSKKVPVNSKVRALVQESGAKDAEIERLKKRLAEVETERDALRTELAKEKEKNDGILYDMLKPLQAKNQELRSFPVLKPS